TGTGCCAGGTGGGAGGTGCAACTCTTTAGCAGTGTAGTAACATAACCCTGGTAAAATTAAACAGCTAAACTTCTTGTCTGTTGTGTTACCTCTGTGGATTAATGAATCTTATtggttagggcagtgtttcttaaccttagcaactgtaagatgtgtggacttgcatTGCACTGGATAGTTGCAGCTGGAAAAATGTGCaagatgtggctggctggggagttctgggagttgaagtccacacatcttaaagttgctaaagttgagaagtACTGGGTTATGCGTTTGTGCTcctaatttacaggtagtccttgacttacaaccaccattgggactggaacttccattgctaaacaagatggttgttaagtgagtctcgcctgattttaccaccttttttgccacagtcactaagtgaatcaccgtggttgataagcaaatcaccagagtcattaagcaaatctggcttcccccattgactttgcttgttggaagctggctgggaaggttgcaaatggtgattgcacaccccagaatgctgcaactgtcgtaaatgcgAGACGATcgtcaagcacctgaattttgatcatgtgaccacagggaccctgcaacagtcataagtgcgaggaccggtcgtaagtcactttccccagcaccgtcaaacttcaaacagtcactaaatgaatggttgtaattcaaggacttcctgtattgatccctccccctcttctctccctccccctgcccccttttttagGTGTTGTTTTAATGCACAGAAATGGCCAGCGTTACACAGATATCCAAAGATGAGCTGGAGGAACTCAGGGAAGCTTTTGCCAAAGTTGGTAAGTGGTTCTGTGCTTCCAAGCGCCACAAATGGTGCATTTAGGTTGGACTGGTTCCCTAGAACGTCGGTTTTTGCAATCATTAACATTTCCTAAGGCCTTTCTTGCTTTTCACCAGCTACGCTTATATAAATTCTGATTTGGGTAAAGAAGTCATAATACTCACCTCCTTTGATTTCAGTATTTTGGGTGCGTTTGATAGATACCCTTCACTCACAAAAATTCTGCTCTTCAAGAGGGGTTAGCCCTGTTTGTTTTGTAAGGCCATCATGAGAGGGAAAGAATCATGATGCACACAATTCCTCTCGCACCCTCTGAGCGAACAGCTAGGCTGTTGCTCTTAGTTTGGCAGCTAAAGAGTAGATAATGTACCCCTCACACTTCCTGTCCCAAAATAGCCTTTATAAAAATGACTGCTATATTTCCTTGCTGTGCAAAAAGatacctcttttctctctgggttcaTTCTGAAATTAGTCACAGAAACCTGAATGCATCCGCCTTGCAAATAATTCTGCAGAACGTAGCCAGCTCCAGGGCATTTTTAGTTGCCAGGCCCTGCTGAGCCTCTGCTAGTCATAGGTTCTTTGATGAGAAATAACATCCAAAAAGCCACCGCCAATTTTTAACTTGCTGCACAGTGACTGGCTGTTTGCAAGGCTCTTGGAAAGCATGCCAGTCATTTCTCATGTGGTGCCAACTTGCAAAAGAGAGAGGCTGCCTGACTCGAGTCTGCTGCTGGGTTGAAACAGGGGGAATCTTGTCCTGAAATGTTGGGTCCGTTTTTCCCAAGGGCCAAGGAGAGAACCTCATGCTTGCCAAGGCTAGAATCATCCCTGTTTTGGGGGCCCAGTTCAGATCTGACCCGTAACAAGGGTTAGAACCTCTGGCCTGATGCCCCTGGCTTTCGGGAAAACAGGATGTTGCAGCTTTGTAGTGCCCCCTTGTGGGTTTGCTGGACCCAGAGTGGAAAAAGCAAAACCCAACCTCTACCTGTGAGGAGTGTGCAAGGGCACTGAAAAACGAAAAAGAGAAGGTGGCTGCAGTCTGGTCAGCAGGGAACTGAGGTTGTAACGGATCCATCACCAGCATTTGTTGGGTGGTCTTATCTAAACCTGCTTTGCTGGCAGGGGGTTTCCTGtggtatgtgaacccagccttgaAGATTGCACACCATGGTTTATGGCCATTTTCAGCTGCACTCCAGATGTgtgaattcaactcccagaattctccacagtggccatgttggctggggaaggaGACTGTCTGGGTTTGGGAATGCTAGTGTATGGCTTAGTAGCAGCTGACGTGTTATTgtctgtctagaccagtgtttctcaacctcagcaactttaagatgcgtagacttcaactcccagaattccccagccagcgtggccattgatgagaattctggaagttgaagtccacgtatcttaaagttgctgaggttgagaaactctggtctagggcccgtgttttgtttgatttttgttgtctgtaagattattttagtctgggctgcccaATTGGTTTGATATTTtacctgtttttatggattttcccATTTTGAATATCGCCCAGAGTCCATTCGAgttggctaataaattcaaataaataaataaactggaccTGGTACCCACAGTTGACCAGGAAGTGGCCAAAGGCCTCAAGTGACTTTGGATGGTGGGCTTGTGGGACGGAACTGAAGGCAGGACGGGGGTCTTCAGATCAGACCCCTGTATTGCTCCTGTCCTCATTTTACcatctcctctttttctttcgcCTGGAAGATCTCAACAGCAATGGATTTATCTGTGATTACGAGCTGCACGAACTCTTCAAGGAAGCCAACCTCCCCCTCCCGGGATACAAAGTCAGGGAGATCATTCAGAAACTCATGATTGATGGGGACAAGAACAAAGATGGGAAGATCAGCTTCGAAGAGTTTGTTTACGTAAGGCTGGAACCATTCTGAAGTTACTCCTCTGATCCCCCAAACCCCGAGCACTGGCTTTTCCTGGGAGACCGTCCAGTTTTCGTGTCTTCAGCCCTTAATCTGTGGATTTCTTCATCCTATTATTATACTACCCAATTACAGCAATTTTCTGGGCAGAGCATGAAACAGTTAAAATGTATAAAGCAATAAAACCACACTGAAAGCAGCAGAGCAGGGAAAACAGAGCCAGCAATTGGGGGCTCCTCAGAATTAACATTATGCTGGGTTAATGCAGATCCTTCCCTCTAAGAAGTTTCTCTCTGGGCTGTTGTTTCTTCAGGCACACTGCAGCTGTTCCCGAGACCCACGGCTGAAACCGAAGGGGGTCTTGGAAGAGTCTTCAGGGTTGGTGTGGGTCTCTCCTGCTGCCCGGTTCCCCCCTCACTTCACTCCCAGAAATTCTTCTGGGTTGTATCCCAAGATGAGACTAGATCCTAGCGAGTTAGACTTTGGCATCTGTGAAGCAACACAAAAGCCTTCTTGGGGTCTAGCCCAACCCTCCACAGCCTTGCGCCCTCCAGATGCCTCCACAAGTCCCTCAGGGCCTTGAGGTAACGGTGCACATTTACGCTTGCAGATCTTCCAAGAAGTGAAAAGCAGTGACATTGCTAAGACCTTCAGGAAGGCCATCAACCGGAAGGAGGGCATCTGTGCCATTGGGGGCACTTCGGAGCTCTCCAGCGAAGGCACCCAACATTCCTACTCAGGTACTGCCTGGGAGGTTCAGCTCACCTCACCTCCTTGGCAAGCAGTGTCACTGGACAAGGCCCTTCTCTGCAGTGTCAACATCTGCCCTGAATTTTTCACAGCCACCCTAATACATTCCGTAGACCACACCACGCGGATACCTTTTCTTTTGTTGCCAAAGTCCCAACAGTTAAACCTCTTCCAGTTCGTTTTTCTTGTCCACCTTCCTTGGCAGACCTAAGCTCCACTATTAGGATATTAATGGTTCTTGAGCGACCTAAAGCAGGGAGAAAGTCTGTCTCAGGACTTTTCTAATAATTGATGCAGCATCGACCGAGGCTTCCGCAAGGGGAGAGGGGGCAGAAAAGGGCAAGATGGTGGACATGGCCTTGCAACGCAGGCCCCACCCCTTCAGCATCAGCAGCCTTACAACAAGGGGGGAACTTGCATTGTGTGTTGTGTCTGCTATCTTGCCCTTGGGACCCATTGCCCCCCCACCTACCCCCCAGGTGCCCCTGGGCTTTGAGCTGCAGCGTGGTGGGATTTTCACTGGTGTCCCTTGAGTGTTAATCTCAGAGCCTCTCTCTGCTTCAGAGGAAGAGAAATACGCCTTTGTGAACTGGATCAACAAAGCTTTGGAGAACGACCCGGACTGTAAGCACGTCGTTCCCATGAATCCCAACACGGATGACCTCTTCAAGGCTGTTGGGGATGGGATTGTGTTGTGGTAAGGCTTCTGCCCTGGGACGGTGTGCATGGCGGGAGGTGCGCAGGGGAACCGCCCATGAATCAGCTGAAGCTGAAGCGGGAGGCGGTTTCCGATGCTCTCTGAAGCCACCGATTTCAGGGTGGGTGTTTATTTTCCTTCTCGCTTCCCTTCAGTAAAATGATCAACCTCTCTGTTCCTGACACAATTGATGAACGAGCCATCAACAAGAAGAAACTCACCCCATTCATAATTCAGGTGGGGAGCCACTGTGTTCCaggtttttccctccctccctcgcctgccccccaccccacggCTTAAATAATACTGGATTTGTTCATTATCCAAGGGAGATGGGTTTTGTTTGCCTTTAATTATTAAAAGGGGCTTTTGTACTGCCTCTTTGTTGGGCATTGAAAGCAGAAGCCTTTCCGacaaaagagatgctgccaaggaaatATTAATCGCGATTGAAGAGGAGGACTAACTAAGGCTGGGTTTGGCACTTATTGACGTGGAGACTCTACCTGGCCAGTTTTTCAGTTAgatccctttctctcttttcccttccgtcttcccttctcttccccttccctcctccctttttcctttttcctcttctatctttccttttttcctttttctctcttcctttcttgatCAGTCACCAAAGTCTCAAGCCTTACCTTTCTCCCGCAGAGTGAGAAAGCTGCAGGTTTCCATGTTGGTTACAACGTGCTATCACTGTGTTCAAGGTTTGCAACACGGAATCTTAAATATTATGGTTCAGCAAAGCATTCGTTGGATGCCGCTCGTGGGGGAGGAGCAGGTTCACGGCCATTTTAGGCATTGCCATGAGCTGATCCGAATCTCATTTCCAAAAGGTTCTGGGGCTGCAGAGCCTCAAGACTCCATACGACATCCTTCTAAATGGCTCCTTCATTTGCAGGAAAATCTGAATTTGGCTCTGAATTCTGCTTCCGCCATCGGCTGCCACGTGGTCAATATTGGAGCAGAGGatttaagggaagggaagccCCACTTGGTCCTTGGCCTGCTGTGGCAGATTATCAAGATTGGCTTGTTTGCAGACATAGAGCTCAGCAAAAATGAAGGTatgctaaaataaaattcagtctatgactgaaataaaattgattgattgacagcaAAAATGAAGGCAAGAGAGCCCCATCCAGGCAGGGGATGAAACTCTGCTGGGAGGTAGCTTGTGCAAATGGCTGTGTAACGGTGCCAGTTTCCACTGTTCATTGCAGAGGGCCCTGAATGGGTGGGAGGATGGTTACATTAGCCTTTGGCAGGGAAGACTTCAAGGGGGAGATAAAAATGCAACAGGATGGTAAGAGAGTTGTGCTTAATACTTACTTATCTAAGCACTGTGCAAGGAATGGGATATGCCAGCAGAATGTCCAAACCAGTGCTTTTCcacacttggcaacttgaagtccacttttaagaggtgtggacttcaacccccagaattccccagccagcacggggaattctgggagctgaagtccacacctcttcaaattgccaagtttgaaaagcactgatctAAACAGATGTCTGTCTATCAGTTAAACCAAAGTGTTTCCTAAACTTGTTAATTCAGAATTGCATCCCGCTTCTTTCTAGGTAAGGATAGGATTGCAAACTTTGTTTTCTAAAGGCCAAGTTTTTGGCAAGagaagtttgctccctccctcttAGAATACTGAAGTAGATGCTCTCTCTCTTGGCCAAATCCAATAAATTGGCTTATGCTTCTCATAAGTTAAATCCTTTATATAACTTTATTTTGGTTTCATAATCCAGCATaatcaaaaaggaaaaacatctgTCAAAGACAAGCCATTAATTGGCTTCCTTTGTAAATAAAGTTAGAGATCAAATCTAAGGATTAAGATTTAGCGGAGGCCATTTTTATAAACCACTGAGTGTTAAGTTGGTTTCTCCGAATGTCTTTGGGAGCCAGCATGGTGCTGTGGTCAAGGGGTTGGACCAGGACCGGGGAGACCCAGGTCCAAATCCACCCTTAGCCCTGTAGATTCatggggtgactttggaccagttaccATCTCAGCCCAGCCTCCTCACAGGCTTGCAGTTGTGGGGATCAAATGAAGGGAGTTCTCCATGGAAGCCTCCATGAGCTCCTGGCGGAAGCGAGGGCTTACATCTAATGGAGAGATAAGTGAAATATGTTCATCGGGGAGGGTGGAACCATGAATTGGAGGCCTCCGGTGAGACTTCTCTCTATCCCTGCATTGATTTgcttttcagctttggctgcCTTGTTGCGTGATGGAGAGACCTTGGAGGACCTGATGAAGTTGTCCCCAGAAGAGCTTCTCCTGCGGTGGGCCAACTTCCACCTGGAGAATGCTGGGTGGCACAAGATCAACAACTTCAGCTCCGAGATAAAGGTATTGGGGGTCTTGGTGGGGGTAGGCCAAGCAGGTCTTCCCTTTGGGGAGGGTAGCTCTGGAGTTGGATGGTCTTCCAGGGAGCCTCTGCCTTGGATGTGTTTTCACTGGTCTGGATTAAGTGAGTTGGACAGACTGGGGTAACAGCAGCCACCGCCTCTGCTGGAGCCCAGGTGGAACAAATGTTGCTCCCCTCTCATCCCTCTTCCGGGTAGCTGGGACCGTGGTCAAGACTTCCCAACAGGAGGCTGGTCCTACCTCCTCCTGAGGTGTCACCTGCTTATTTAAGATGCTGCTGCTCTGCTGGCTCTCTGCAGCATTTCCCAGGACACGGGTGCTCCGGGCAGGGCGCTGTGCATCTGGGACAGAGGCTGT
The sequence above is a segment of the Candoia aspera isolate rCanAsp1 unplaced genomic scaffold, rCanAsp1.hap2 H2.scaffold_156, whole genome shotgun sequence genome. Coding sequences within it:
- the LOC134507259 gene encoding plastin-3-like; translation: MASVTQISKDELEELREAFAKVDLNSNGFICDYELHELFKEANLPLPGYKVREIIQKLMIDGDKNKDGKISFEEFVYIFQEVKSSDIAKTFRKAINRKEGICAIGGTSELSSEGTQHSYSEEEKYAFVNWINKALENDPDCKHVVPMNPNTDDLFKAVGDGIVLCKMINLSVPDTIDERAINKKKLTPFIIQENLNLALNSASAIGCHVVNIGAEDLREGKPHLVLGLLWQIIKIGLFADIELSKNEALAALLRDGETLEDLMKLSPEELLLRWANFHLENAGWHKINNFSSEIKDSRAYYHLLNQIAPKGQKEGEPQIDINMSGFSEKDDLKRAECMLQQADRLGCRQFVTPTDVVSGNPKLNLAFVANLFNKYPALTKPENQDIDWTLLEGETREERTFRNWMNSFGVNPHVNHLYADLQDALVILQLYEKIKVPVDWNKVNRPPYPKLGANMKKLENCNYAVDLGKHPAKFSLVGIGGQDL